One Pseudomonas rhizophila DNA window includes the following coding sequences:
- the treA gene encoding alpha,alpha-trehalase TreA, giving the protein MRPLYFTSLSFAALLCAACSSQPPATWGYMDAKERANLPPDQAYPELFEAVQNNQLFTDQKHFVDALPTRDPSKIRAEYLARRDNSDFDLETFVKDNFIESGAAQSPAPKPGAPIQEHIDSLWPVLSRTYRQVPPYSSLLPLPQPYVVPGGRFREMYYWDSYFTMLGLEQSGDQAQVRQMTDNFAYMIDTYGYIPNGNRTYYLSRSQPPFFAYMVQLQAHIEGDQAFGRYLPQLQKEYAYWMQGAEGLKPGAAAQHVVKLADGSVLNRYWDARSTPRQESWLQDVKTAEQASNRPRQEVWRDLRAGAESGWDFSSRWLGDGQNLASIRTTSIVPVDLNSLLYHLERTIAKACETVQNTPCVQAYGQRADRRQRAIEQHLWNADAGFYVDYDWQQHRQRPQLTAATLFPLYTGLASADHANRTAEAVRDGLLRPGGIATTQVSNGQQWDEPNGWAPLQWVAVEGLDRYGHTALAQQIGTRFLQQVHNLYRKEDKLVEKYDVSGRGDGGGGGEYELQDGFGWTNGVTLKLLSKYGARSSATTVGE; this is encoded by the coding sequence ATGCGACCACTGTATTTCACCAGCCTGTCCTTCGCCGCGTTGCTGTGCGCGGCTTGCTCAAGCCAACCGCCCGCGACCTGGGGCTACATGGATGCCAAGGAACGGGCCAATCTGCCGCCCGACCAGGCATATCCCGAGTTGTTCGAAGCCGTGCAGAACAACCAACTGTTCACCGACCAGAAGCATTTCGTCGACGCACTGCCCACCCGCGACCCCTCGAAAATCCGTGCCGAATACCTGGCTCGTCGCGACAACAGCGACTTCGATCTCGAAACCTTCGTGAAGGACAACTTCATCGAGTCCGGCGCAGCGCAAAGCCCGGCACCGAAACCGGGCGCGCCCATTCAAGAGCACATCGACAGCCTTTGGCCCGTGTTAAGCCGTACCTATCGCCAAGTGCCGCCCTACAGCAGCCTGTTGCCCTTGCCACAACCCTATGTCGTTCCAGGCGGACGCTTTCGCGAGATGTACTACTGGGACTCCTACTTCACCATGCTCGGGCTTGAACAAAGCGGGGATCAGGCCCAGGTGCGCCAGATGACCGATAACTTTGCCTATATGATCGACACGTACGGGTACATTCCCAATGGCAATCGCACCTACTACCTGAGCCGCTCACAACCGCCATTCTTCGCTTACATGGTGCAGTTGCAGGCGCACATCGAAGGTGACCAGGCGTTTGGGCGTTACCTTCCACAACTGCAGAAGGAATACGCCTATTGGATGCAGGGCGCTGAGGGGCTCAAGCCGGGTGCCGCCGCGCAACATGTGGTCAAGCTCGCCGATGGCAGCGTGCTCAATCGCTATTGGGATGCCCGTTCGACGCCGCGACAGGAATCCTGGCTGCAAGATGTCAAAACCGCCGAACAGGCCTCGAACAGACCCAGGCAAGAGGTCTGGCGTGATCTGCGTGCCGGGGCGGAGAGTGGTTGGGACTTCAGTTCGCGCTGGCTTGGCGACGGCCAGAACCTGGCGAGCATACGCACCACGTCCATTGTGCCCGTGGACCTGAACAGCCTGCTCTATCACCTGGAGCGCACCATCGCCAAGGCGTGTGAAACCGTGCAAAACACGCCATGCGTCCAGGCCTATGGTCAGCGCGCGGACCGGCGGCAGCGTGCCATTGAGCAGCATTTGTGGAATGCCGATGCAGGGTTCTACGTGGACTACGACTGGCAGCAGCACCGTCAACGCCCGCAACTGACGGCCGCCACGCTGTTTCCTCTTTACACCGGCCTTGCCTCCGCGGACCACGCCAATCGCACGGCCGAGGCAGTCCGTGATGGTCTGCTGCGCCCTGGCGGCATTGCCACCACGCAGGTCAGCAATGGCCAGCAGTGGGACGAACCCAACGGTTGGGCACCGCTGCAGTGGGTGGCGGTTGAGGGGCTGGATCGCTATGGGCACACCGCGCTGGCGCAGCAGATTGGCACTCGCTTCCTGCAACAGGTACACAATCTTTACCGCAAGGAAGACAAGCTGGTAGAGAAGTACGACGTGTCCGGGCGGGGAGATGGCGGGGGAGGTGGCGAATATGAGTTGCAGGACGGTTTTGGCTGGACGAATGGCGTGACGCTGAAACTGTTGAGCAAATATGGCGCACGTTCCTCCGCAACGACTGTGGGTGAATGA
- a CDS encoding substrate-binding periplasmic protein: MILPFNRLLMSCVLVFLAASSAVPNAAAETALRIVTEELPPYNMTQNGRVTGMSTEVVQAVLKEVGVEASIQPMPWARAYELALNESNVLIYSIVRTPARESLFQWVGAIAPTQWYMYSLAERPVKLNSLDDAHGHQIATVNQDVGEQYLVSKGFRIGKDLQSSNKYEHNYRKLKVDHVELWISNELNALYLTRQNGEDPDKVLIRSLPLPELSSQDGLSMAFSRKTPAATVEKFRSGLETIRRNGVYDAIMRKWL, translated from the coding sequence ATGATTTTGCCGTTTAACCGTCTGCTGATGAGCTGCGTCCTGGTGTTCCTGGCTGCAAGCTCAGCCGTGCCAAACGCTGCCGCAGAGACTGCGCTGCGCATCGTTACGGAAGAACTGCCGCCCTATAACATGACGCAGAACGGGCGAGTGACCGGTATGAGCACCGAGGTGGTCCAGGCGGTGCTCAAGGAGGTCGGCGTAGAGGCGTCCATCCAGCCCATGCCTTGGGCGCGGGCCTACGAACTGGCGCTCAATGAAAGTAACGTGTTGATCTATTCAATCGTTCGAACGCCTGCGCGTGAATCACTTTTCCAGTGGGTCGGGGCCATCGCCCCAACCCAGTGGTACATGTATTCGCTGGCTGAGCGCCCGGTAAAACTCAACTCGCTGGACGATGCGCACGGTCACCAGATTGCCACCGTCAATCAGGACGTGGGTGAGCAATACCTGGTGTCGAAGGGTTTCCGCATTGGTAAAGACCTGCAGTCGAGCAACAAGTACGAACACAACTACCGCAAGCTCAAGGTCGATCACGTGGAGCTATGGATTTCCAACGAGCTCAACGCGCTGTACCTGACCCGCCAGAATGGTGAAGACCCGGATAAAGTGTTGATCCGCTCGCTGCCGCTTCCCGAATTGAGCAGTCAGGATGGCTTGAGCATGGCGTTCAGTCGCAAGACGCCGGCCGCGACGGTCGAGAAATTCCGCTCAGGCCTGGAGACCATCCGCCGTAATGGCGTTTACGACGCCATCATGCGCAAGTGGTTATGA
- a CDS encoding diguanylate cyclase codes for MADDFRTVPIHPPKTRTFSSLGRRLVLATLVFCLCFTLAMVTLRTWQAWENNLAQMNSELVLIDQVFQNTLAHAIWEMDRESLDKQITSVANAAPVGRVALNILRPGQAPEIIEFNRYASNASSVAPVLHRQLVAQPYIGANEKVGELTIEGDNNLLWERLWDEARSIVITQVIQSLLLAGLVMTMFNRLVTVHVVHIARHLGKLSPQTLNSHLKLQRSVRRQDELSLLESKVNALQDNLHAHLERQHSDELALAASRDQLAELVEARTSELKAANQALEALSRHDALTGLANRRYFDELKDVEFRRAIRHNTPLAVLMCDVDFFKIYNDTYGHIKGDECLKQIAGTLRSVFGRSGELTARLGGEEFVVVLPNINASQACEAAQRFRESLAELALPHGGSAVSPFVTLSIGVAELDTKTMDHFDQLLQRADQALYRAKRQGRNCVAL; via the coding sequence ATGGCCGACGATTTTCGGACTGTCCCCATCCATCCGCCAAAAACCAGGACGTTCAGCTCGCTGGGACGGCGTCTGGTGTTGGCCACGCTGGTGTTCTGCCTGTGCTTTACCTTGGCGATGGTCACGCTGCGTACCTGGCAGGCCTGGGAAAACAATCTGGCGCAGATGAATTCCGAGCTGGTCCTGATCGACCAGGTGTTCCAGAACACCCTGGCCCATGCCATTTGGGAAATGGACCGTGAATCGTTGGACAAGCAGATCACCAGCGTTGCGAATGCGGCGCCGGTGGGACGCGTGGCACTCAATATCCTGCGACCCGGACAGGCGCCAGAAATCATCGAGTTCAATCGATATGCCAGCAATGCATCCAGCGTGGCGCCGGTGCTGCATCGCCAGCTCGTCGCGCAGCCCTACATCGGCGCCAACGAAAAGGTCGGTGAACTGACCATCGAGGGCGATAACAACCTGCTTTGGGAACGCCTCTGGGACGAAGCCCGCAGCATCGTCATCACGCAGGTGATCCAGTCGTTGCTGCTGGCCGGCCTGGTCATGACCATGTTCAACCGCCTGGTGACCGTGCACGTTGTCCATATCGCCCGGCATCTGGGGAAACTCTCACCACAAACACTCAACTCCCACCTCAAGCTGCAACGTTCGGTCCGGCGCCAGGACGAGTTGAGCCTGCTCGAATCCAAAGTCAATGCACTGCAAGACAACCTCCACGCCCATCTGGAGCGCCAGCACTCGGACGAACTGGCCCTTGCAGCCAGTCGCGACCAGTTGGCCGAACTGGTCGAGGCGCGCACTTCGGAACTCAAGGCCGCCAACCAGGCCCTCGAAGCGCTGTCGCGTCACGATGCCTTGACGGGCTTGGCCAACCGTCGTTACTTCGATGAACTGAAGGATGTCGAATTCCGCCGTGCGATCCGCCACAACACCCCGCTGGCCGTGCTGATGTGCGATGTGGATTTCTTCAAGATCTACAACGACACCTACGGCCATATCAAAGGGGACGAGTGCTTGAAACAGATCGCCGGGACCCTGCGCAGTGTCTTCGGCCGCTCCGGCGAACTGACTGCTCGCCTGGGGGGTGAGGAGTTTGTCGTGGTATTGCCCAATATCAACGCCAGCCAGGCATGCGAGGCAGCCCAGCGGTTTCGTGAAAGCCTGGCTGAACTTGCACTGCCCCATGGCGGCTCAGCGGTTTCCCCTTTTGTCACCCTGAGCATCGGCGTCGCCGAGCTGGACACCAAAACCATGGATCACTTCGATCAACTGCTGCAACGCGCCGACCAGGCGTTGTACCGGGCCAAACGCCAGGGGCGCAATTGCGTCGCTTTATAA
- a CDS encoding substrate-binding periplasmic protein: protein MHYRLKLCSCLLLALISVKSHAEAIEVVTEDSLYAYLREGALVGPGTRIADETLRGAGISDYRMLLYPWARAYEKALHEPNVMIFPLDRTPAREQMFKWVGEIHRATTKLYKLRGRDGIAVDNLEDAKQYTIGVVRNDAKQVYLQQKGFTRLVVSADNHDNFQKLLNQQIQLLPMPENTARLMSKDAQVDFTTLEEVFSLDEQPHRVHMAFSLSTPDEIVTRAQQAFAKLKASGEVDRIMTEER from the coding sequence ATGCACTACCGTCTGAAGCTCTGCTCCTGCTTGCTCCTGGCCCTGATCAGCGTGAAAAGTCACGCCGAGGCGATCGAAGTCGTGACCGAAGACTCGTTATACGCCTACCTGCGTGAAGGCGCGCTCGTCGGCCCGGGCACTCGAATAGCCGACGAAACCTTGAGAGGCGCAGGAATCAGCGATTACCGCATGTTGTTGTACCCATGGGCACGCGCTTACGAAAAAGCGCTGCATGAACCCAATGTGATGATCTTCCCGCTCGATCGCACCCCGGCCCGTGAGCAGATGTTCAAGTGGGTGGGTGAAATCCATCGGGCGACGACCAAGCTCTACAAGCTGCGTGGGCGTGACGGCATCGCCGTTGACAACCTTGAAGACGCCAAGCAGTACACCATAGGCGTGGTACGCAATGACGCCAAGCAGGTTTACCTGCAGCAGAAAGGCTTTACCCGGCTGGTGGTATCGGCGGACAACCACGATAACTTTCAGAAACTGTTGAATCAGCAGATTCAGTTGCTGCCGATGCCCGAGAACACTGCGCGCCTGATGAGCAAAGATGCCCAAGTGGATTTCACCACTCTGGAGGAGGTCTTTTCCCTGGATGAACAGCCCCACCGAGTTCACATGGCGTTTAGCCTGAGCACCCCAGACGAAATCGTCACCCGGGCTCAACAAGCTTTCGCGAAGCTCAAGGCTTCAGGCGAAGTGGATCGGATCATGACTGAAGAGCGTTAG
- the yghU gene encoding glutathione-dependent disulfide-bond oxidoreductase, with translation MSKAPYVPPRVWKYNAPSGGQFANINRPTAGPTHEKVLPVGEHPLQLYSLATPNGVKVTILLEELLALGHTGAEYDAWLIRINEGDQFSSGFVQINPNSKIPALLDRSVEPAIRVFESGSILLYLAEKFGAFLPTDPAGRTETLNWLFWQMGAAPYLGGGFGHFYAYAPDKLEYPINRFTMEAKRQLDVLNRRLGESQYLAADSYTIADIAVWPWYGQLVRDNVYSAAEFLAAHEYTHVQRWAEEIANRPAVIRGQRVNRTWGDEASQVPERHRAEDLD, from the coding sequence ATGAGCAAAGCGCCCTATGTACCGCCCAGAGTCTGGAAATACAACGCCCCGTCTGGCGGCCAGTTCGCCAACATCAACCGCCCTACCGCCGGGCCGACCCATGAAAAAGTATTGCCAGTGGGCGAACATCCGCTGCAGCTCTATTCACTGGCCACGCCCAATGGCGTGAAGGTGACCATCCTGCTGGAAGAGCTGTTGGCGCTGGGGCACACCGGCGCCGAATATGACGCCTGGCTGATTCGCATCAACGAGGGCGACCAGTTCTCCAGTGGCTTTGTCCAGATCAACCCGAACTCCAAGATCCCGGCGTTGCTCGATCGCAGCGTGGAGCCGGCGATCCGGGTTTTCGAGTCCGGTTCGATCCTGCTGTACCTGGCGGAAAAGTTCGGCGCCTTCCTGCCCACCGATCCGGCCGGGCGCACCGAAACCCTGAACTGGCTGTTCTGGCAAATGGGCGCAGCCCCCTATCTGGGCGGAGGCTTCGGGCATTTCTACGCTTACGCGCCCGATAAACTTGAGTACCCCATCAATCGTTTCACCATGGAAGCCAAACGCCAGCTCGACGTCCTGAATCGCCGTCTTGGCGAAAGCCAATACCTGGCCGCAGACAGCTACACCATCGCCGATATCGCGGTCTGGCCCTGGTATGGTCAATTGGTGCGCGACAACGTGTACTCGGCTGCCGAGTTCCTGGCTGCCCACGAATATACCCATGTGCAACGCTGGGCCGAGGAGATCGCCAATCGACCGGCAGTGATCCGGGGGCAACGAGTGAACCGCACGTGGGGTGATGAAGCGAGCCAAGTGCCGGAGCGGCATCGGGCTGAGGATCTGGATTGA
- the leuC gene encoding 3-isopropylmalate dehydratase large subunit — protein sequence MKGPRTLYQKHIDAHTVCTLDDHGHVLLYIDRQVANEYTSPQAFSGLREANRTVWRPSSTLCVVDHVNPTAPDRVAAMPDAGGALQVSYFEQNCRDFGIELFDVLDKRQGIEHVVAPEQGFILPGMVVAAGDSHTTTYGALGAFGFGIGTSEIEHLLATQTLVYKRLKTLRVNVHGRMGAGVTSKDIIMALIRDIGASGATGYAIEFSGPTIESLSVEARMTICNMAVEAGARGAFMAPDEKVYAYLKDKPRAPKGALWEQAVEKWKTLYSDPGAHFDKEVELDASALEPMVTWGTSPDQAAPIGECVPDPRLESDLIRRQDLQRALRYMGLEPGTRLAGVPISHAFIGSCTNARIEDLRDVARIVRGRKVAASVRAMIVPGSTLVRDQAQAEGLAQIFKDAGFEWRQSGCSMCLAMNDDVLSPGDRCASSTNRNFEGRQGAGARTHLMSPAMVAAAAICGHLTDVRQLSMES from the coding sequence ATGAAAGGCCCCAGAACGCTCTACCAGAAGCATATAGATGCCCACACCGTCTGTACGCTGGACGACCATGGCCATGTGTTGCTCTACATCGACCGCCAGGTCGCCAACGAATACACCAGCCCCCAGGCCTTCAGCGGCTTGAGAGAGGCGAACAGAACGGTATGGCGCCCGTCATCGACGTTGTGCGTGGTCGATCACGTCAACCCGACCGCGCCTGATCGCGTCGCGGCCATGCCGGATGCGGGTGGCGCGCTTCAGGTTTCTTACTTCGAGCAGAACTGTCGAGACTTCGGAATCGAGTTGTTCGATGTCCTGGACAAGCGACAAGGCATTGAGCACGTGGTTGCCCCTGAGCAAGGCTTCATTCTTCCCGGGATGGTCGTGGCCGCAGGTGATAGCCACACAACGACCTATGGCGCGCTGGGCGCCTTTGGTTTTGGTATCGGCACTTCGGAAATTGAACACCTGCTCGCCACACAGACGTTGGTCTATAAACGTCTGAAGACCCTGCGCGTGAATGTGCACGGGCGGATGGGCGCAGGCGTCACCTCCAAAGACATCATCATGGCCTTGATCCGCGACATCGGTGCGTCCGGTGCGACGGGCTACGCCATCGAATTCTCCGGCCCCACCATTGAGTCCCTCAGCGTCGAAGCGCGCATGACCATCTGCAACATGGCCGTAGAGGCCGGTGCCCGTGGGGCTTTCATGGCGCCGGACGAAAAGGTGTACGCCTACCTCAAAGACAAACCGCGAGCCCCGAAAGGGGCGCTATGGGAGCAGGCTGTCGAGAAATGGAAGACGCTTTATTCCGACCCTGGAGCGCATTTCGACAAGGAAGTCGAACTCGATGCCAGCGCGTTGGAGCCGATGGTGACTTGGGGAACCAGCCCTGACCAGGCCGCGCCGATTGGTGAGTGCGTACCGGATCCGCGCCTGGAGAGCGACCTGATCCGCAGGCAGGACCTGCAGCGTGCACTGCGCTACATGGGCCTTGAGCCGGGAACCCGACTGGCCGGGGTGCCGATCAGTCACGCCTTTATCGGCTCCTGTACCAACGCGCGCATCGAGGATCTGCGCGATGTCGCGCGCATCGTTCGGGGTCGCAAAGTAGCGGCGAGCGTGCGCGCGATGATCGTACCGGGTTCCACGCTGGTGCGTGATCAGGCACAAGCGGAGGGGCTGGCGCAGATCTTCAAGGATGCCGGCTTCGAATGGCGCCAGTCCGGCTGCTCGATGTGCCTGGCGATGAATGATGATGTGCTGTCGCCGGGAGATCGCTGTGCCTCCAGTACCAACCGAAATTTCGAGGGCCGTCAGGGCGCCGGAGCAAGAACTCACCTCATGAGCCCGGCGATGGTCGCCGCCGCAGCGATTTGCGGCCACCTCACCGACGTTCGTCAACTGTCCATGGAGAGCTGA
- the leuD gene encoding 3-isopropylmalate dehydratase small subunit, with translation MQPFTIVRGIAAPLPAANVDTDVIMPKQFLKGIDRNGLDRGVFFDLRFLADGVPNPAFILNQAPWDHASFLITGPNFGCGSSREHAVWGLKQLGIRALIGTSFAGIFSDNCQRNGVLLIQLKESEQQEISHLVGSPENSQITIDLHAQQIHLQSGKIIGFEMDPLRKKALLEGLDAIGTTLEHTSRIRDFEALHHRLNPWLA, from the coding sequence ATGCAGCCATTCACCATCGTTCGCGGTATCGCCGCACCGCTGCCCGCCGCGAATGTGGACACCGACGTCATCATGCCCAAGCAGTTCCTCAAGGGCATCGATCGCAATGGGCTGGACCGCGGGGTCTTCTTTGACTTGCGTTTCCTGGCCGATGGCGTCCCCAATCCGGCGTTCATTCTCAATCAGGCCCCTTGGGATCACGCCAGTTTCCTGATCACCGGACCTAATTTCGGTTGTGGTTCCAGCCGCGAGCACGCGGTCTGGGGGCTGAAGCAATTGGGTATACGCGCACTGATCGGCACGAGTTTCGCTGGTATTTTCTCCGACAACTGCCAGCGCAATGGTGTTCTGCTCATTCAGTTGAAGGAGTCAGAACAGCAGGAGATCAGCCATCTCGTTGGGTCACCTGAAAACTCGCAGATCACGATCGATCTGCATGCCCAGCAGATTCACCTTCAGAGCGGAAAGATAATTGGGTTCGAGATGGACCCCTTACGTAAAAAAGCGCTGCTGGAAGGTCTCGATGCGATTGGTACAACGCTTGAGCACACGTCACGAATCCGCGACTTCGAGGCACTGCACCATCGTTTGAACCCCTGGCTTGCCTGA
- a CDS encoding LysR substrate-binding domain-containing protein — translation MTPENTFRVQTPLPEDLRVFLTVIRKSSFAGAADELGLSPAFVSKRIRVLEQTLRTRLLHRTTRRIALTEAGEKTQRWAIRFLDDMDDFVGELTEIRQAPRGLLHICSSFGFGRNHVAPAIAELSSIYPELEVRLDVFDRVVDIVAEGFDLEIRVGDDLPGHHISRKLLSNHRVLCATPDYLERRGVPITLKDLAHHDCLVLKERNNPFGVWHLNQANRDEVVRVSSRLSSNSGEIVLQWALAGRGVLLRSLWDVQPLLDQGKLVRVLPDYTQSANVWAVYPTRLADSAKLRVCVEFLESYLKRLRLPETARA, via the coding sequence ATGACACCAGAAAACACATTTCGTGTTCAAACGCCTCTGCCGGAGGACCTTCGGGTCTTCCTGACCGTCATTCGCAAATCCAGCTTTGCCGGTGCCGCGGATGAGCTTGGGCTCTCGCCGGCCTTCGTGAGCAAACGGATTCGCGTGCTCGAGCAGACGTTGCGCACGCGGCTTTTGCATCGCACCACTCGACGCATTGCGCTGACTGAAGCGGGAGAAAAAACCCAGCGCTGGGCGATTCGCTTTCTCGACGACATGGATGATTTCGTTGGTGAGCTCACCGAGATTCGCCAAGCCCCTCGTGGCCTGCTGCACATTTGCAGCAGCTTCGGTTTTGGGCGCAATCATGTTGCCCCTGCGATTGCAGAGTTGTCATCGATCTACCCGGAACTGGAGGTGCGGCTGGATGTGTTCGACCGCGTGGTAGACATCGTTGCCGAAGGCTTTGATCTGGAGATCCGCGTGGGTGACGACTTGCCGGGCCATCACATCAGCCGCAAGCTGCTCAGTAACCACCGAGTGCTCTGTGCCACACCGGATTACCTGGAGCGGCGAGGGGTCCCGATCACTCTCAAGGATCTTGCTCATCATGATTGTCTGGTCCTGAAGGAGCGGAACAATCCATTCGGTGTGTGGCATTTGAATCAGGCCAACCGCGATGAGGTTGTACGGGTCAGCAGCAGATTGTCATCCAACAGCGGAGAAATCGTACTGCAATGGGCCTTGGCTGGGCGCGGGGTGCTTCTGCGGTCGTTGTGGGATGTTCAGCCACTGTTGGATCAAGGCAAGCTGGTCCGCGTGCTGCCCGATTACACCCAAAGCGCGAACGTCTGGGCGGTGTATCCGACCAGGCTGGCGGATTCGGCCAAACTTCGCGTGTGCGTGGAGTTTCTGGAGAGCTATTTGAAAAGGCTGCGGCTACCGGAGACGGCCCGCGCCTGA
- a CDS encoding TRAP transporter substrate-binding protein, producing the protein MKYPSVRRGLTGVLASFALVGALSVQAAEPILIKFSHITADSTPKGQGALMFKKLVEERLPGKVEVQVYSNSSLYGDGKEMEALLLGEVQMLAPAPSKLEQYTKQLQLFDLMFLFDDVAAAQRFQQSDKGKALLRSMEGKGITGLAYWLNGMRQLTANKPLVKPSDARGQKFRVQPSDLQAAQYSALRAVPRKMAFAEIYQGLQTGVVNAQDNPWSNIYSQKYYEVQKYMTESNHAIGNYLLIANTKFWNGLPADVRDELEQIIDEVTVEVNKQAEVLNQKAKQGIIDSGKSEIISLTPQQRDAWRNAVRPAWKAFETQIGTELIEAAQAANQSN; encoded by the coding sequence ATGAAGTATCCATCCGTGCGTCGTGGCCTGACCGGGGTGCTTGCCAGCTTTGCCCTGGTCGGTGCGTTGTCTGTCCAGGCCGCCGAGCCGATTCTGATCAAGTTCTCCCACATCACCGCCGACAGCACGCCCAAGGGGCAGGGCGCCCTGATGTTCAAGAAGTTGGTGGAGGAGCGCCTGCCGGGTAAAGTCGAAGTGCAGGTCTACTCCAATTCGTCGTTGTACGGCGATGGCAAGGAGATGGAAGCGTTGCTGCTGGGTGAGGTGCAGATGTTGGCGCCGGCACCCTCGAAACTGGAGCAGTACACCAAGCAATTGCAGTTGTTCGACTTGATGTTCCTGTTCGACGACGTGGCGGCAGCGCAGCGCTTTCAACAGTCGGACAAAGGCAAGGCGCTGCTCAGGTCAATGGAAGGCAAGGGCATCACCGGGCTGGCCTACTGGCTCAACGGTATGCGCCAGTTGACCGCGAACAAGCCGCTGGTCAAGCCAAGTGATGCCCGCGGGCAGAAGTTCCGCGTGCAGCCCTCTGACCTGCAGGCCGCGCAATACAGCGCATTGCGCGCAGTGCCGCGCAAGATGGCGTTCGCCGAGATCTACCAGGGCCTGCAGACGGGGGTGGTGAATGCTCAGGACAACCCCTGGTCGAACATCTATTCCCAGAAATACTATGAAGTGCAGAAGTACATGACCGAGTCCAACCATGCCATCGGCAACTACCTGCTGATCGCCAACACCAAATTCTGGAATGGTTTGCCGGCAGATGTACGCGATGAGCTGGAGCAGATCATCGATGAGGTCACTGTCGAAGTGAACAAGCAGGCCGAGGTGCTCAATCAGAAGGCCAAGCAGGGCATCATCGATTCGGGCAAGAGCGAGATCATCAGCCTGACCCCACAGCAACGTGATGCCTGGCGCAACGCCGTGCGTCCTGCCTGGAAAGCCTTCGAAACGCAGATCGGTACCGAACTGATCGAAGCGGCCCAGGCGGCCAACCAATCCAACTGA
- a CDS encoding LysR family transcriptional regulator, which produces MRRIDFVTLKLFVAIADERSLTKAAEREHLALAAVSKRVSDLENQLGIALLYRQPKGVELTPAGHALLHHARNMMDNLAQMNADLSEFSEGVKGHVRIHANTSAVIEFLPEDLSAFTRLHPQVKIDLEERVSSEAIRAVREGLTDIGIFAGHVPADELQVFNYRHDRLVLVTPRAHPLAERSRISLHEAVSYDFIGLQQDASLHGLLQQAARHLGTPLRLRIQVRSFEAICRMIHTGMGIGILPELAVRTYLPALDVQVIALDDPWARRELKIAVRSLEALSMTARQMLEHLMSSEQREASMVEPS; this is translated from the coding sequence ATGCGTCGTATCGATTTCGTCACCCTCAAGCTGTTTGTCGCCATCGCCGATGAGCGCAGCCTGACCAAGGCCGCCGAGCGCGAGCACCTGGCCCTGGCGGCGGTGAGCAAACGGGTCAGCGACCTGGAAAACCAGCTGGGAATCGCCTTGCTCTACCGCCAGCCCAAGGGCGTCGAACTGACGCCGGCCGGGCATGCGCTGCTGCATCACGCGCGCAATATGATGGACAACCTTGCGCAGATGAATGCCGACCTCAGCGAGTTCAGCGAGGGGGTCAAGGGGCATGTGCGCATTCACGCCAACACCTCGGCGGTGATCGAATTCTTGCCCGAGGACCTCAGTGCTTTTACCCGTTTGCACCCGCAGGTCAAAATCGATCTGGAAGAGCGGGTCAGCAGCGAAGCCATCCGTGCGGTGCGCGAAGGGCTTACCGATATCGGCATTTTTGCCGGCCATGTGCCCGCCGATGAACTGCAGGTGTTCAACTACCGCCACGATCGGTTGGTGCTGGTCACTCCACGCGCGCATCCGCTGGCCGAGCGCAGCCGCATCAGCCTGCACGAAGCGGTCAGCTACGACTTCATCGGGTTGCAGCAGGACGCCTCGTTGCACGGCCTGCTGCAACAGGCAGCGCGTCATTTGGGTACGCCACTGCGCCTGCGTATCCAGGTGCGCAGCTTCGAAGCCATTTGCCGGATGATCCACACCGGCATGGGGATCGGCATCCTGCCGGAGCTTGCCGTGCGGACCTATCTGCCGGCGCTCGATGTGCAGGTCATTGCGCTGGACGATCCCTGGGCGCGTCGCGAGTTGAAGATTGCCGTGCGCAGCCTGGAAGCGCTGTCGATGACGGCACGCCAGATGCTCGAACACCTGATGAGCAGCGAACAACGGGAGGCTTCCATGGTCGAGCCTTCGTGA